A portion of the Cryptomeria japonica chromosome 5, Sugi_1.0, whole genome shotgun sequence genome contains these proteins:
- the LOC131029255 gene encoding probable carboxylesterase 15 isoform X1, with the protein MRSCTLRMSSQVEKKLVDEVSGWLKLFSDGSVERTWTGADEVKPLITAVPPSNDTFIDGVATKHVAVDEENGVWIRIYLPRTVQNRETHNKLGVAIHFKGGGFCVSHADWQMYNHIYSRFVTASNVICVSVDYRLAPEHRLPAAIDDCFAAVAWLGKIARGEKEESWLTQHADFDRCVLIGDSAGGNLVHQVAVRAVACEEELRPLCLRGCVALHPGFVRSERSKSELEVSPDSALLTLEMVDKFLGLGLPVGSTKDHPITNPMGAQSQPLDKVKFPPFLVGVAERDLMRDTQMEYCEAMRSAGHEVEIVVSEKVSHCFYLNQLAVDSDAHVGEETAKLLQVIHRFISRCFAR; encoded by the coding sequence ATGCGTAGTTGTACGCTCAGAATGTCAAGCCAAGTGGAAAAAAAGCTCGTGGATGAGGTCTCAGGATGGCTCAAACTTTTCTCCGACGGCTCAGTGGAGCGCACCTGGACCGGCGCAGACGAAGTGAAGCCCCTCATCACGGCCGTCCCTCCTTCAAACGACACTTTCATTGATGGTGTGGCCACCAAACACGTTGCAGTTGACGAAGAAAATGGTGTCTGGATCCGAATTTATTTGCCTCGTACGGTCCAGAACAGAGAAACCCATAATAAATTGGGCGTCGCGATCCATTTCAAAGGCGGCGGTTTTTGCGTGAGCCATGCGGACTGGCAAATGTATAATCATATTTACTCGCGCTTCGTAACGGCCTCCAATGTGATCTGCGTCTCCGTGGACTACAGGCTTGCTCCCGAGCACCGACTCCCGGCGGCGATCGACGACTGTTTCGCCGCCGTTGCGTGGCTCGGAAAAATTGCTCGCGGGGAAAAAGAGGAATCGTGGCTCACTCAACATGCGGATTTCGATCGGTGCGTGTTGATCGGTGACAGCGCGGGTGGGAATCTGGTGCACCAAGTGGCCGTAAGGGCCGTGGCTTGTGAAGAAGAGCTACGACCTCTTTGTCTGCGGGGCTGCGTGGCCTTACACCCGGGGTTTGTTCGATCGGAGCGCAGCAAATCGGAGCTCGAAGTTTCGCCCGATTCGGCGCTTTTGACGCTGGAAATGGTGGATAAATTTCTGGGCCTTGGGTTGCCCGTGGGGAGCACGAAAGATCACCCGATAACGAATCCGATGGGGGCTCAGTCCCAGCCATTGGACAAGGTGAAGTTTCCTCCTTTTCTTGTGGGGGTTGCGGAGAGAGATCTGATGAGGGATACGCAGATGGAGTATTGTGAGGCCATGAGAAGCGCAGGACATGAGGTAGAAATTGTTGTGTCGGAGAAGGTGAGTCACTGTTTTTATCTGAACCAGCTTGCTGTGGATTCTGATGCCCACGTTGGTGAGGAGACTGCTAAACTTTTGCAGGTCATTCATCGCTTCATCAGTCGCTGCTTTGCCAGATAA
- the LOC131029255 gene encoding probable carboxylesterase 15 isoform X2, whose amino-acid sequence MRSCTLRMSSQVEKKLVDEVSGWLKLFSDGSVERTWTGADEVKPLITAVPPSNDTFIDGVATKHVAVDEENGVWIRIYLPRTVQNRETHNKLGVAIHFKGGGFCVSHADWQMYNHIYSRFVTASNVICVSVDYRLAPEHRLPAAIDDCFAAVAWLGKIARGEKEESWLTQHADFDRCVLIGDSAGGNLVHQVAVRAVACEEELRPLCLRGCVALHPGFVRSERSKSELEVSPDSALLTLEMVDKFLGLGLPVGSTKDHPITNPMGAQSQPLDKVKFPPFLVGVAERDLMRDTQMEYCEAMRSAGHEVEIVVSEKVIHRFISRCFAR is encoded by the exons ATGCGTAGTTGTACGCTCAGAATGTCAAGCCAAGTGGAAAAAAAGCTCGTGGATGAGGTCTCAGGATGGCTCAAACTTTTCTCCGACGGCTCAGTGGAGCGCACCTGGACCGGCGCAGACGAAGTGAAGCCCCTCATCACGGCCGTCCCTCCTTCAAACGACACTTTCATTGATGGTGTGGCCACCAAACACGTTGCAGTTGACGAAGAAAATGGTGTCTGGATCCGAATTTATTTGCCTCGTACGGTCCAGAACAGAGAAACCCATAATAAATTGGGCGTCGCGATCCATTTCAAAGGCGGCGGTTTTTGCGTGAGCCATGCGGACTGGCAAATGTATAATCATATTTACTCGCGCTTCGTAACGGCCTCCAATGTGATCTGCGTCTCCGTGGACTACAGGCTTGCTCCCGAGCACCGACTCCCGGCGGCGATCGACGACTGTTTCGCCGCCGTTGCGTGGCTCGGAAAAATTGCTCGCGGGGAAAAAGAGGAATCGTGGCTCACTCAACATGCGGATTTCGATCGGTGCGTGTTGATCGGTGACAGCGCGGGTGGGAATCTGGTGCACCAAGTGGCCGTAAGGGCCGTGGCTTGTGAAGAAGAGCTACGACCTCTTTGTCTGCGGGGCTGCGTGGCCTTACACCCGGGGTTTGTTCGATCGGAGCGCAGCAAATCGGAGCTCGAAGTTTCGCCCGATTCGGCGCTTTTGACGCTGGAAATGGTGGATAAATTTCTGGGCCTTGGGTTGCCCGTGGGGAGCACGAAAGATCACCCGATAACGAATCCGATGGGGGCTCAGTCCCAGCCATTGGACAAGGTGAAGTTTCCTCCTTTTCTTGTGGGGGTTGCGGAGAGAGATCTGATGAGGGATACGCAGATGGAGTATTGTGAGGCCATGAGAAGCGCAGGACATGAGGTAGAAATTGTTGTGTCGGAGAAG GTCATTCATCGCTTCATCAGTCGCTGCTTTGCCAGATAA